One window of Streptomyces sp. FIT100 genomic DNA carries:
- a CDS encoding transglycosylase domain-containing protein, whose translation MSDEQPQQPARRGWEPRDRTIAGPPDAGRTGGRGPGPGPRTASRTAPRTATAPRPGPDPAPHPGAHARAPRTGPRRLVPTWRMALGTFLTCALVLIGGFVAGYMLVHIPPANATAVAQSNVYFYEDGTQIARDGEVNRENVELAQVPGTVQHAVLAAEDRGFYTERAVDPLAMVRAGWNTLTGKGKQSGSTITQQYVKNYYLGQEQTVTRKVKEFFIAIKLDREQSKSDILKGYLNTSYFGRNAYGIQAAAMAYYGKDVDELDTAEGAYLASLLNAPSAYDVTTHPENRSAALARWNYVVDGMVERQWLTAAERSAMAFPTPQTARPATGLSGQRGYIVQAVEDYLTGNGIIDDNTLARGGYRITTTLEKPKQDAFIRAVDEHVHSRRDEEQRPVDRNVRVGGAAIDPSNGRVVALYGGIDYTRQYVNNATRRDYQVGSTFKPFVLAAAVEHGSQTRDGRRITPATVYDGTDRREVVGSYGPVGYAPENEDNYSYGRITVRTATDESVNSVYAQMAQDVGPGRVRETAIALGIPAHTPDLTSYPSIALGVATASVLDMAKAYATLANHGRHGTYTIVESISKGGEEIGLPEAPSRQAISREAADTTTSVLQSVVANGTGAAAGSAGRPAAGKTGTAEDDKAAWFAGYTPDLATVVAVMGQDPDTGVQKPLYGALGHSRVGGGGPSARIWGQFTAAALEGTDVSHFDLELEEGADGEPPSSRYPSSAPEESDDEEESEDPEEGAGAEDGATASLSPGDATDGPATGRSPTLPGHDPADGGAGSGGATTGGLWPGGSTNGGPADGGADSGGRRGSTGGEREDSGGRGDGLGVFTDRL comes from the coding sequence ATGAGCGACGAGCAGCCACAGCAGCCAGCGCGGCGAGGCTGGGAACCCCGGGACCGGACGATCGCCGGACCGCCGGACGCGGGCCGTACCGGCGGCCGGGGCCCGGGACCCGGACCTCGCACCGCCTCTCGCACCGCACCCCGCACCGCCACCGCCCCCCGCCCCGGACCGGACCCCGCACCGCACCCCGGCGCCCACGCCCGCGCGCCGCGCACCGGGCCGCGCCGGCTCGTCCCCACCTGGCGGATGGCCCTCGGTACGTTCCTGACCTGCGCGCTCGTGCTCATCGGCGGCTTCGTCGCGGGGTACATGCTCGTCCACATCCCACCCGCCAACGCCACCGCCGTCGCCCAGTCCAACGTCTACTTCTACGAGGACGGCACCCAGATCGCCCGCGACGGCGAGGTCAACCGCGAGAACGTCGAGCTCGCCCAGGTCCCCGGCACCGTCCAGCACGCCGTGCTCGCGGCCGAGGACCGCGGCTTCTACACCGAGCGCGCCGTCGACCCCCTCGCGATGGTCCGCGCCGGCTGGAACACGCTCACCGGCAAGGGGAAGCAGTCCGGCTCCACGATCACCCAGCAGTACGTCAAGAACTACTACCTGGGCCAGGAGCAGACCGTCACGAGGAAGGTGAAGGAGTTCTTCATCGCGATCAAGCTGGATCGCGAGCAGAGCAAGAGCGACATCCTGAAGGGCTACCTCAACACCAGCTACTTCGGCCGCAACGCCTACGGCATCCAGGCGGCGGCCATGGCCTACTACGGCAAGGACGTCGACGAACTCGACACCGCCGAGGGCGCGTACCTCGCCTCGCTCCTCAACGCCCCCAGCGCGTACGACGTGACGACGCACCCCGAGAACAGGAGCGCCGCGCTCGCCCGCTGGAACTACGTGGTCGACGGGATGGTGGAGCGCCAGTGGCTCACCGCCGCCGAGCGCTCCGCCATGGCCTTCCCGACGCCGCAGACCGCACGCCCCGCAACCGGACTCTCCGGGCAGCGCGGCTACATCGTCCAGGCCGTCGAGGACTACCTCACCGGCAACGGCATCATCGACGACAACACCCTGGCCCGAGGCGGCTACCGGATCACGACCACGCTGGAGAAGCCGAAGCAGGACGCCTTCATCCGGGCCGTCGACGAGCACGTCCACTCCCGGCGCGACGAGGAGCAGCGGCCCGTGGACCGCAACGTCCGCGTCGGCGGCGCCGCCATCGACCCGTCGAACGGCCGGGTCGTCGCCCTGTACGGCGGCATCGACTACACCCGGCAGTACGTCAACAACGCGACCCGCCGCGACTACCAGGTCGGCTCCACCTTCAAACCGTTCGTCCTCGCGGCCGCCGTCGAGCACGGATCCCAGACCCGGGACGGCCGCCGCATCACCCCCGCCACCGTCTACGACGGCACCGACCGGCGCGAGGTCGTGGGCTCCTACGGCCCCGTCGGCTACGCCCCCGAGAACGAGGACAACTACTCCTACGGCCGCATCACCGTGCGCACCGCGACCGACGAGTCGGTCAACTCGGTGTACGCGCAGATGGCGCAGGACGTCGGCCCGGGGCGGGTCAGGGAGACGGCCATCGCGCTCGGCATCCCCGCGCACACCCCCGATCTGACCTCCTACCCGTCCATCGCGCTCGGCGTCGCCACCGCGAGCGTCCTCGACATGGCGAAGGCGTACGCGACCCTCGCCAACCACGGCCGGCACGGGACGTACACGATCGTCGAGAGCATCAGCAAAGGCGGCGAGGAGATCGGCCTGCCCGAGGCGCCGAGCCGGCAGGCCATCAGCCGGGAGGCCGCGGACACGACCACGTCGGTGCTGCAGAGCGTGGTGGCGAACGGCACGGGCGCGGCGGCCGGGTCGGCGGGCAGGCCGGCCGCCGGGAAGACCGGCACGGCGGAGGACGACAAGGCGGCCTGGTTCGCGGGCTACACCCCCGATCTGGCGACGGTCGTCGCCGTCATGGGCCAGGACCCGGACACGGGCGTGCAGAAGCCGCTGTACGGGGCGCTCGGGCACAGCCGCGTCGGCGGCGGCGGGCCTTCGGCGCGGATCTGGGGGCAGTTCACGGCGGCGGCGCTGGAAGGCACCGACGTCAGCCACTTCGACCTGGAGCTGGAGGAGGGCGCGGACGGTGAACCGCCCTCGTCGCGGTACCCGTCGTCGGCCCCGGAAGAGTCCGATGACGAGGAGGAGTCGGAGGATCCGGAGGAGGGCGCCGGGGCGGAGGACGGCGCGACGGCGTCGCTCTCCCCCGGAGACGCCACGGACGGTCCCGCGACGGGCCGCTCTCCGACCCTGCCGGGCCACGATCCGGCCGACGGCGGTGCGGGCAGCGGCGGCGCGACCACCGGCGGCTTGTGGCCGGGCGGGTCCACGAACGGCGGGCCGGCGGACGGAGGCGCCGACAGCGGAGGGCGGCGCGGCTCCACGGGCGGCGAAAGGGAGGACTCCGGCGGCCGGGGCGACGGCCTGGGCGTGTTCACGGACCGTCTGTAG
- a CDS encoding multidrug efflux SMR transporter: MAWVLLVVAGLLEVGWSIGMKFTDGFTRLWPSVFTGAGIVASMLLLSYAAKSLPIGTAYGVWVGIGAAGAAVVGMVALNEPATAARIFFVVLLLVAVVGLKATSGH; this comes from the coding sequence ATGGCCTGGGTTCTGCTCGTCGTCGCCGGTCTGCTCGAGGTCGGCTGGTCGATCGGGATGAAGTTCACCGACGGTTTCACCCGGCTGTGGCCCAGTGTGTTCACCGGCGCCGGGATCGTCGCGAGCATGCTCCTGCTGTCGTACGCCGCGAAGTCGCTGCCGATCGGCACGGCCTACGGGGTGTGGGTCGGCATCGGCGCGGCCGGTGCGGCGGTGGTCGGCATGGTCGCGCTGAACGAGCCGGCCACCGCCGCCCGGATCTTCTTCGTCGTGCTGCTGCTGGTCGCGGTGGTGGGGCTGAAGGCGACCTCGGGCCACTGA
- a CDS encoding co-chaperone GroES yields MSNNTHDKLPIKMLHDRVLVRSDAPEGERRSGGGILIPATAAVGRRLAWAEVVAVGQNVRTVEAGDRVLYDPADRAEVEVRGVAYVLMRERDLHAVAADRFEGGEDTTGLYL; encoded by the coding sequence GTGAGCAACAACACCCACGACAAGCTGCCGATCAAGATGCTGCACGACCGGGTCCTGGTCCGGTCCGACGCCCCCGAGGGGGAGCGGCGCTCCGGCGGCGGCATTCTGATTCCGGCCACCGCAGCCGTCGGCCGCCGCCTCGCCTGGGCCGAGGTGGTCGCGGTCGGGCAGAACGTCCGCACCGTGGAGGCCGGGGACCGGGTGCTGTACGACCCGGCGGACCGCGCCGAGGTGGAGGTGCGCGGGGTCGCGTACGTCCTGATGCGCGAGCGGGACCTGCATGCCGTGGCCGCCGACCGGTTCGAGGGTGGCGAGGACACGACGGGGCTGTATCTGTAG
- a CDS encoding DUF3618 domain-containing protein has translation MSDSRTPAQIEADIVRRRERLAETLDEIGVRVHPKTIIGDAKARVASTVDETAGRAFVTANRLVTDVKSRFVHTDGAPRLERVVPLALAVVGVVGLLALSARRRRS, from the coding sequence GTGTCGGATTCCAGGACCCCTGCGCAGATCGAGGCGGACATCGTCCGCCGGCGTGAGCGGCTCGCCGAGACGCTCGACGAGATCGGGGTGCGGGTGCACCCGAAGACGATCATCGGAGACGCGAAGGCCAGGGTCGCCTCGACCGTGGACGAGACCGCCGGGCGGGCCTTCGTCACCGCGAACCGCTTGGTGACCGACGTGAAGAGCCGCTTCGTGCACACGGACGGCGCGCCCCGGCTGGAGCGGGTGGTCCCGCTGGCGCTGGCCGTCGTCGGCGTCGTGGGGCTGCTGGCGCTGTCCGCCAGGAGGCGCAGGTCGTGA
- the bcp gene encoding thioredoxin-dependent thiol peroxidase — MSERLQPGDTAPDFTLPDADGNEVSLAGHKGRKVIVYFYPAALTPGCTKQACDFTDNLELLAGAGYDVIGVSPDRPEKLAKFRDKENLKVTLVGDPSKTVLEQYGAFGEKKLYGKTVTGVIRSTIVVDEDGKVERALYNVKATGHVAKIIKDLGI, encoded by the coding sequence ATGAGCGAGCGACTCCAGCCCGGCGACACCGCCCCGGACTTCACCCTGCCCGACGCGGACGGCAACGAGGTCTCGCTCGCCGGCCACAAGGGACGCAAGGTCATCGTCTACTTCTACCCGGCGGCCCTCACCCCGGGCTGCACCAAGCAGGCGTGCGACTTCACCGACAACCTGGAGCTGCTGGCCGGCGCGGGCTACGACGTCATCGGCGTCTCGCCGGACAGGCCGGAGAAGCTCGCGAAGTTCCGCGACAAGGAGAACCTGAAGGTCACGCTGGTGGGCGACCCCTCGAAGACGGTCCTGGAGCAGTACGGCGCCTTCGGCGAGAAGAAGCTCTACGGCAAGACGGTGACGGGCGTGATCCGCTCGACGATCGTCGTGGACGAGGACGGGAAGGTCGAGCGTGCGCTGTACAACGTGAAGGCGACCGGCCACGTCGCCAAGATCATCAAGGATCTGGGGATCTGA
- a CDS encoding HNH endonuclease signature motif containing protein — protein sequence MADMCGPETLTLAVAQSKGWADLMRRVGVRASGGRRRALQEKVRDYGIDTSHFKNRSPWRKYPDDAIAEAVASSTSLREVVQKLGATPATGTLSHIRRRIAAAGIDVSHFPALNRACIDLPFADDELKAAAASAHSVRGVARALGIPDDSRSRAALRHMLDKRGIGIGHFTYRRLTLPEDQVRKAVAEAMSFADVMRALDLPVNDTNHHRVRRRVVQLGLDTSHFKRRTWGTIQATEPKPIADKVFRVRPEGASRENRDRLHRALTEVGVAYRCASCGNEGEWMGRPITLQIDHVNGDWLDNRRENLRYLCPNCHASTDTWCRRQGKRRPAA from the coding sequence ATGGCCGACATGTGCGGTCCCGAAACGCTCACGCTTGCCGTGGCACAGTCGAAGGGCTGGGCGGACCTGATGCGCAGGGTCGGCGTCAGGGCGAGCGGCGGAAGGCGGCGGGCGCTCCAGGAGAAGGTCCGCGACTACGGCATCGATACCAGCCATTTCAAGAATCGCAGCCCTTGGCGCAAGTACCCCGACGACGCCATCGCCGAGGCGGTGGCCTCGTCCACCTCACTGCGCGAAGTCGTACAGAAGCTCGGCGCGACGCCAGCGACCGGGACGCTTTCGCATATCCGGCGGCGGATCGCGGCCGCGGGAATCGACGTGAGCCACTTCCCGGCTCTGAACCGGGCGTGCATCGATCTACCGTTCGCAGACGACGAGCTCAAGGCAGCCGCCGCTTCAGCGCACAGTGTCCGTGGGGTGGCCCGGGCCCTTGGCATACCCGATGACAGCCGGTCCCGGGCCGCACTGCGGCACATGCTCGACAAGCGGGGAATCGGCATCGGCCACTTCACTTACAGGCGGCTTACCTTGCCGGAGGACCAGGTCCGCAAGGCCGTGGCAGAGGCCATGAGCTTCGCAGACGTGATGCGCGCCCTTGATTTACCCGTGAACGACACGAACCACCACCGGGTCAGACGACGAGTGGTGCAACTCGGCCTTGACACGTCTCACTTCAAGCGACGGACGTGGGGCACGATTCAAGCTACCGAGCCCAAACCGATCGCGGACAAGGTCTTCCGGGTTCGCCCGGAGGGGGCTTCCCGTGAAAACCGCGACCGGCTTCACCGTGCCCTCACCGAGGTAGGCGTCGCATACCGCTGCGCTTCCTGTGGCAACGAGGGTGAATGGATGGGCAGGCCGATCACGCTGCAGATCGATCACGTAAATGGAGACTGGCTCGACAACCGCCGGGAGAATCTCCGCTACCTCTGCCCCAACTGTCACGCGTCAACGGACACGTGGTGCCGGCGCCAAGGCAAACGAAGGCCTGCCGCCTAG
- the rdgB gene encoding RdgB/HAM1 family non-canonical purine NTP pyrophosphatase: MTRLILATRNAGKIAELRAILADAGLPHDLVGAEAYPDIPDVKETGTTFAENALLKAHALAAATGLPAVADDSGLCVDVLGGAPGIFSARWSGAHGDDAANLRLLLAQLADIGDEHRGASFACAAALALPDGTERVVEGRLTGVLRHDPVGTNGFGYDPILQPEGYDVTCAQLTPEEKNAISHRGKAFRELVPVVRELLG, translated from the coding sequence ATGACCCGCCTGATCCTCGCCACCCGCAACGCCGGGAAGATCGCCGAACTCCGCGCCATCCTCGCCGACGCAGGTCTGCCGCACGACCTCGTCGGCGCGGAGGCGTACCCGGACATCCCCGACGTCAAGGAGACCGGCACCACCTTCGCCGAGAACGCCCTCCTGAAAGCCCATGCCCTCGCGGCCGCCACCGGCCTGCCGGCCGTCGCCGACGACTCCGGCCTCTGCGTGGACGTCCTCGGCGGCGCCCCCGGCATCTTCTCCGCCCGCTGGTCGGGCGCCCACGGCGACGATGCCGCCAACCTCCGCCTGCTGCTGGCCCAGCTCGCCGACATCGGTGACGAGCACCGCGGCGCCTCCTTCGCCTGCGCGGCCGCCCTCGCCCTCCCGGACGGCACGGAGCGCGTCGTCGAGGGCCGCCTCACCGGAGTCCTGCGCCACGACCCGGTCGGCACCAACGGCTTCGGTTACGACCCGATCCTCCAGCCGGAGGGGTACGACGTGACGTGCGCCCAGCTGACCCCGGAGGAGAAGAACGCGATCAGCCACCGGGGCAAGGCGTTCCGCGAGCTGGTCCCCGTCGTACGCGAACTGCTGGGCTGA